The following proteins come from a genomic window of Rhodobium gokarnense:
- a CDS encoding TRAP transporter substrate-binding protein, which translates to MKKFIASGLAAALMLGAAAAAEAETLKLAHDNKGGDPFDNPGHACAQVFSSIVTSDTNGGISVEVYPANQLGSLTEQVQMVRSDVIQATIASTGAIASYYPKIDILNMPFAFTDNAATYEVFDGAFGKALKADIETELGDVVVLGYPDTGGFFAVTNSKKPIKDLADFKGIRLRTMTVPAHQVIINALGAEAYPLAWGEVYSAMQTGVIDGQMNPVPIISFANFGEVQDYMTLTNHLFSPYILMVSKTFWDKQDDHNKDILRYAAQSCVAASRGLSRIIEASDRGVAGLNSSLEITALTPEQRAEMRSVTQPAFEQHIEKTFGDKADALLDLFKEEVTKANESAYLE; encoded by the coding sequence ATGAAGAAGTTCATCGCGAGCGGCCTCGCCGCCGCATTGATGCTCGGGGCAGCGGCCGCGGCCGAGGCAGAAACGCTCAAGCTGGCGCACGACAACAAGGGCGGCGATCCGTTCGACAATCCCGGCCATGCCTGCGCGCAAGTGTTCTCCAGCATCGTCACCAGCGACACCAATGGCGGCATTTCCGTCGAGGTCTATCCGGCCAACCAGCTCGGCTCCCTCACCGAGCAGGTGCAGATGGTGCGTAGCGACGTCATCCAGGCGACCATCGCCTCCACCGGCGCGATCGCGTCCTACTATCCCAAGATCGACATCCTCAACATGCCGTTCGCCTTCACCGACAACGCCGCGACCTACGAGGTCTTCGACGGCGCGTTCGGCAAGGCGCTGAAGGCGGACATCGAAACCGAGCTCGGCGACGTGGTCGTCCTCGGCTATCCCGACACCGGCGGGTTCTTCGCCGTCACCAACTCCAAGAAGCCGATCAAGGACCTGGCCGACTTCAAGGGCATCCGCCTGCGCACCATGACCGTGCCGGCGCACCAGGTCATCATCAATGCGCTCGGCGCCGAGGCCTATCCGCTGGCCTGGGGCGAGGTCTATTCGGCCATGCAGACGGGCGTGATCGACGGCCAGATGAACCCGGTACCGATCATCTCCTTCGCCAATTTCGGCGAGGTGCAAGACTACATGACGCTCACCAACCATCTGTTCTCGCCCTACATCCTGATGGTCTCCAAGACCTTCTGGGACAAGCAGGACGACCACAACAAGGACATCCTGCGCTACGCGGCGCAGTCCTGCGTGGCCGCCTCGCGTGGCCTGTCGCGCATCATCGAGGCGTCCGACCGCGGCGTCGCCGGCCTCAATTCCTCGCTGGAGATCACCGCCCTGACGCCGGAGCAGCGCGCCGAGATGCGCTCCGTGACCCAGCCGGCCTTCGAACAGCACATCGAAAAGACCTTCGGCGACAAGGCCGACGCGCTCCTCGACCTCTTCAAGGAGGAAGTCACCAAGGCCAACGAGTCTGCCTATCTGGAATAG
- a CDS encoding TRAP transporter large permease encodes MIVAIAFGLLLIIGTPIGFSIGIAGLVGIVQMGGPQFLAMGPSRMFNSLDIFPFLAMPFFILAGEIMNHVGITQQLMRFAHVLVGHFRGGLAHANMVASVLFAGLTGAATADAAAFGKTLVPEMVRQGYRRDYACAVTAAGSIIGPTIPPSGIMVVYGSLMGVSIGGLFAAGILPGLVICAVCMAVIALGAKRNKLPEPETRATFGELMRSFFKSLAALIMPLIILGGILGGIVTPTEAASVAVAYALALGVFVYRNISFKVLCRLLLRTAIVSGVIFVIIGFASTLGWWMSFNRVPQAIAEAMLAVSENRYILILLIIGLLMLIGTIMDVTAILIILAPVLLQIALQIGLEPIHAGIIFIIALNISLMTPPVGACLFVLSSVTGEKLEHIAMKLWPFLVAEVAVLILFAFWEDMALLIPRLLGFA; translated from the coding sequence ATGATCGTGGCAATCGCCTTCGGCCTTCTGCTCATCATCGGCACGCCGATCGGCTTTTCGATCGGCATCGCCGGTCTCGTCGGCATCGTGCAGATGGGCGGCCCGCAGTTCCTCGCCATGGGGCCGAGCCGGATGTTCAACAGCCTGGACATCTTTCCGTTCCTGGCGATGCCGTTCTTCATCCTCGCCGGCGAGATCATGAACCATGTCGGCATCACCCAGCAGCTGATGCGGTTCGCCCATGTGCTGGTCGGCCATTTCCGCGGCGGGCTGGCCCACGCCAACATGGTCGCCTCGGTGCTGTTCGCCGGCCTGACCGGAGCGGCGACGGCCGATGCTGCCGCCTTCGGCAAGACCCTAGTTCCGGAAATGGTGCGCCAGGGCTACCGGCGCGACTATGCCTGTGCGGTGACCGCCGCCGGCTCCATCATCGGCCCGACGATCCCGCCGTCGGGCATCATGGTCGTCTATGGCTCGCTGATGGGCGTGTCGATCGGCGGCCTGTTCGCCGCCGGCATCCTGCCGGGCCTCGTCATCTGCGCGGTCTGCATGGCGGTGATCGCGCTTGGAGCCAAGCGCAACAAACTGCCGGAGCCGGAGACCCGGGCGACATTCGGCGAATTGATGCGCTCGTTCTTTAAATCACTCGCCGCGCTCATCATGCCCCTGATCATTCTCGGCGGCATCCTCGGCGGGATTGTAACGCCGACCGAGGCGGCCTCCGTCGCGGTCGCCTACGCGCTGGCGCTCGGCGTCTTCGTCTACCGCAACATCTCCTTCAAGGTGCTGTGCCGGCTGCTGCTGCGCACCGCGATCGTCAGCGGCGTCATCTTCGTCATCATCGGCTTTGCCTCCACGCTCGGCTGGTGGATGAGCTTCAACCGCGTGCCCCAGGCCATTGCCGAGGCGATGCTCGCGGTCTCGGAAAACCGCTACATACTCATTCTCCTGATCATCGGCCTGTTGATGCTGATCGGGACCATCATGGACGTGACGGCGATCCTGATCATCCTGGCGCCGGTGCTGTTGCAGATCGCCCTGCAGATCGGCCTGGAGCCGATCCACGCCGGCATCATCTTCATCATCGCGCTCAACATCTCGCTGATGACGCCGCCGGTCGGCGCCTGCCTGTTCGTGCTGTCCTCGGTGACCGGCGAGAAGCTGGAACACATCGCGATGAAACTGTGGCCGTTCCTCGTCGCCGAGGTCGCGGTCCTAATCCTCTTCGCCTTCTGGGAAGACATGGCGCTGCTGATACCGCGTTTGCTCGGCTTCGCATGA
- a CDS encoding class I SAM-dependent methyltransferase, whose amino-acid sequence MPEWTRRFDQRAGEHAHDSRLDAAAFHRNRDPILAVARKVLPLGEPGHVLEIASGTGQHAVAFAETFPDLVWWPTDAEPAHVESIEAWRRHSGLANIRPARVLDAAATDWTLEGDAQPPLGELAAIVAINITHIAPFAVTLGILSAAGRYLKPGGALLFYGPFTRGGLHTADSNARFDASLKAQDPSWGLRDIAEIEAPAARGGLFLAAIHEMPANNFILEFDRP is encoded by the coding sequence ATGCCGGAATGGACGCGGCGCTTCGACCAACGCGCCGGCGAGCACGCCCATGATTCGCGGCTCGACGCGGCTGCCTTTCACCGCAACCGCGATCCGATCCTCGCCGTTGCCCGCAAGGTGCTGCCGCTCGGCGAGCCGGGGCACGTCCTGGAAATCGCCAGCGGCACCGGACAGCATGCCGTCGCCTTCGCCGAGACCTTTCCGGATCTCGTCTGGTGGCCGACAGACGCCGAGCCCGCCCATGTGGAGAGCATCGAGGCCTGGCGCCGCCATTCCGGCCTTGCCAACATCCGGCCCGCACGCGTGCTCGATGCCGCCGCAACGGACTGGACGCTGGAGGGCGACGCCCAGCCGCCGCTCGGCGAGCTTGCGGCGATCGTTGCCATCAACATCACCCACATCGCGCCGTTTGCTGTGACCCTCGGCATCCTGTCGGCCGCGGGGCGCTACCTGAAGCCGGGCGGCGCGCTGCTCTTTTACGGGCCTTTTACGCGCGGCGGGCTCCACACCGCCGACAGCAACGCCCGCTTCGATGCCTCGCTGAAGGCGCAGGACCCGTCCTGGGGCCTGCGCGACATCGCCGAGATCGAGGCGCCGGCGGCGCGCGGCGGCCTGTTCCTTGCCGCCATCCACGAAATGCCGGCCAATAATTTCATTCTGGAATTCGATCGGCCCTGA
- a CDS encoding NAD(P)-dependent oxidoreductase — translation MDIKRVALLGTGIMGAPMARNIAAAGFEVAVWNRSAEKAEALAGVARVAASVAEAVADADAVITMVADGGAVTELYFGDGAAAEAVRPATFFIDMSSIVPAVARDHAERLGQMGHAHIDAPVSGGEAGAIAASLVIMAGGTERDFARARPLFEAMGRPTRVGGHGAGQAAKLVNQAIVGVTIGAVSEGLLLARKTGCDPAAVREALMGGFATSRILELHGQRMLDRNWTPGGAVRMQLKDLENAVAAAKAAGLGLPLTEAARDAYRDLAERPGGGDLDHSAYLLWLEERNGLSR, via the coding sequence GTGGACATCAAACGGGTCGCTCTTCTCGGCACCGGTATCATGGGCGCACCTATGGCCCGCAATATCGCGGCCGCCGGCTTCGAGGTCGCGGTCTGGAACCGCAGCGCGGAAAAAGCCGAGGCGCTGGCCGGTGTCGCCCGCGTGGCGGCAAGCGTCGCCGAGGCAGTCGCCGACGCCGATGCTGTCATCACCATGGTCGCCGACGGCGGCGCCGTCACGGAGCTTTATTTCGGAGACGGGGCGGCGGCTGAGGCGGTGCGGCCGGCAACGTTCTTCATCGACATGTCGTCGATCGTGCCTGCCGTCGCTCGCGACCACGCCGAACGCCTCGGGCAGATGGGCCACGCCCATATCGATGCGCCCGTCTCCGGAGGCGAGGCCGGTGCGATTGCCGCCTCGCTGGTCATCATGGCTGGCGGGACGGAACGGGATTTCGCCCGGGCAAGGCCGCTGTTCGAGGCCATGGGACGGCCGACGCGGGTCGGCGGCCACGGTGCCGGCCAGGCGGCAAAGCTCGTCAACCAGGCGATCGTCGGCGTCACCATCGGCGCGGTATCGGAGGGTCTGCTACTGGCAAGAAAGACGGGCTGCGACCCGGCGGCGGTGCGCGAGGCGCTGATGGGCGGCTTTGCCACCTCGCGCATCCTGGAACTCCACGGGCAGCGCATGCTGGACCGCAACTGGACGCCCGGCGGCGCGGTGCGCATGCAGCTCAAGGATCTGGAAAACGCGGTCGCCGCGGCGAAGGCGGCGGGTCTCGGCCTGCCGCTGACGGAGGCGGCGCGCGACGCCTATCGCGACCTTGCCGAAAGGCCGGGCGGCGGCGACCTCGACCACAGCGCCTATCTTCTCTGGCTTGAGGAGAGGAACGGGCTTTCGCGGTGA
- a CDS encoding TRAP transporter small permease yields MIRQAAAKLSDWVNRGVEVVLIALMAALVLDVWIGVIDRYYFHWQFNWPEPLARYLMIWTVMLAISTGIVRREHIGLTMFTDLMPEKVRRGVLMLSDLITLMLFIYLFWFGVGFAQSGQTRQAMIFGMTLAPAYTAIPAAAGLAAIQMALVMVRDLGRYHLDDKLEA; encoded by the coding sequence ATGATCAGACAAGCGGCAGCCAAGCTCAGTGACTGGGTCAACCGGGGGGTGGAAGTCGTTCTCATCGCCCTGATGGCGGCCCTCGTCCTCGACGTGTGGATCGGGGTGATCGACCGCTACTACTTCCACTGGCAGTTCAACTGGCCCGAACCGCTCGCCCGCTACCTGATGATTTGGACGGTGATGCTGGCGATCTCCACCGGCATCGTGCGCCGCGAGCATATCGGCCTGACCATGTTCACGGACCTGATGCCGGAGAAGGTGCGGCGCGGCGTGCTGATGCTCTCCGACCTCATCACGCTCATGCTTTTCATCTACCTGTTCTGGTTCGGCGTCGGCTTCGCCCAGTCCGGCCAGACGCGTCAGGCGATGATCTTCGGCATGACGCTCGCACCGGCCTACACGGCCATTCCGGCAGCGGCCGGACTGGCGGCGATCCAGATGGCGCTGGTCATGGTGCGCGACCTCGGGCGCTATCACCTCGACGATAAACTGGAGGCTTGA
- a CDS encoding DMT family transporter has product MTAASRPFAAALWMLGAIASFSAMAVAGREISAELDTFELMAYRSVIGLVIVVAAIAVTGRFGEVKTQRAGLHLLRNIFHFSAQNLWFFGIATIPLAQLVALEFTNPIWVAVLAPFILLEPLTRWRVLAAVCGFFGVLIIARPGVVPLEWGHAAGLACALGFALNTMLTKRLSRTDTTLCILFWMTASQSVMGFACALPGGMSMFSLGIAHWVVVVGICGLSAHYCLTMALSCAPASVVAPIEFARLPVIAILGLLIYGEPLEVWVFVGGAVIVAGNLVNVFAEQRRARPAAS; this is encoded by the coding sequence ATGACCGCTGCCTCCCGCCCGTTCGCGGCCGCCCTTTGGATGCTCGGCGCCATCGCCTCGTTTTCGGCAATGGCCGTCGCTGGCCGGGAGATCTCCGCCGAGCTCGACACTTTCGAATTGATGGCCTACCGCTCGGTGATCGGCCTCGTCATCGTCGTCGCGGCGATCGCCGTCACCGGGCGGTTCGGCGAGGTCAAGACGCAGCGCGCCGGGCTCCATCTCCTGCGCAACATCTTCCACTTCTCGGCCCAGAACCTGTGGTTCTTCGGCATCGCCACCATTCCGCTCGCCCAGCTCGTGGCGCTGGAGTTCACCAACCCGATCTGGGTCGCCGTGCTGGCGCCGTTCATCCTTTTGGAGCCGCTGACGCGCTGGCGGGTGCTGGCCGCCGTCTGCGGTTTCTTCGGCGTCCTGATTATCGCCCGGCCGGGCGTGGTGCCGCTGGAATGGGGCCATGCGGCGGGCCTTGCCTGTGCGCTCGGCTTTGCCCTCAACACCATGCTCACCAAGCGCCTGTCGCGCACCGATACAACGCTCTGCATCCTGTTCTGGATGACGGCGAGCCAGAGCGTGATGGGGTTCGCCTGCGCGCTGCCGGGCGGCATGTCGATGTTCTCGCTCGGCATTGCGCACTGGGTCGTCGTCGTCGGCATCTGCGGGCTCTCCGCCCACTATTGCCTGACGATGGCGCTCTCCTGCGCCCCGGCCTCCGTCGTCGCGCCGATCGAGTTCGCGCGGCTGCCGGTCATCGCCATCCTCGGGCTCCTCATCTATGGCGAGCCGCTGGAGGTCTGGGTGTTCGTCGGCGGCGCCGTCATCGTCGCCGGCAACCTCGTCAACGTCTTTGCCGAGCAGCGCCGGGCGCGCCCCGCCGCTAGCTGA
- a CDS encoding DMT family transporter: MTSTVPAEVGPLSSPTLRATLWMSASAVTLAVSAVLIRAAGETLDTFVIVFFRNLISVVLMAPLLFWPRPLGVVPHRPKLLMARAVFAFFTMSMWFGALAHLPTGEAVALNFTAPVFTTILAALFIGERVRLHRLSAVAVGIVGVLIILQPGFSTVTAYHALPLAAAMTMAAGSVMIRQLAQSDHPNVIIFYTSLFVMPLVTPFAIANWQTPNGTEWMLLIAIGITTTLTHQCMTRAFKTAEASFVAGISFLRLPLAVLAAWLVFDEWPKGAIWLGGMIIVAANVYIAHRELTLARRSRISAENDLS; this comes from the coding sequence ATGACGTCCACCGTTCCGGCCGAGGTCGGCCCCCTTTCCTCCCCCACCCTGCGCGCCACCCTTTGGATGAGCGCTTCCGCCGTCACGCTCGCCGTCAGCGCGGTCCTGATCCGCGCCGCCGGCGAGACGCTCGACACCTTCGTCATCGTCTTTTTCCGCAACCTCATCTCCGTCGTCCTGATGGCGCCGCTGCTGTTCTGGCCGCGGCCGCTCGGCGTCGTTCCGCACCGCCCGAAGCTGCTGATGGCGCGGGCCGTGTTCGCGTTCTTCACCATGTCGATGTGGTTCGGGGCGCTCGCCCACCTGCCGACCGGTGAGGCGGTGGCGCTGAACTTCACCGCGCCGGTCTTCACGACGATCCTGGCCGCCCTCTTCATCGGCGAGCGGGTGCGGCTGCACCGGCTTTCCGCCGTCGCCGTCGGCATCGTCGGCGTGCTCATCATCCTGCAGCCGGGCTTTTCCACCGTCACGGCCTACCACGCGCTGCCGCTCGCGGCGGCGATGACCATGGCGGCCGGCAGCGTGATGATCCGGCAACTGGCCCAGAGCGACCATCCGAACGTCATCATCTTCTACACCAGCCTCTTCGTGATGCCGCTGGTGACCCCCTTCGCCATAGCCAACTGGCAGACGCCGAACGGTACGGAATGGATGCTGCTGATCGCCATCGGCATCACCACGACGCTGACCCACCAGTGCATGACGCGGGCGTTCAAGACGGCGGAGGCGAGCTTCGTTGCCGGCATCAGCTTCCTGCGCCTGCCGCTCGCCGTGCTCGCCGCCTGGCTCGTCTTCGACGAGTGGCCGAAGGGCGCGATCTGGCTCGGCGGGATGATCATCGTCGCCGCCAACGTCTACATCGCCCACCGGGAGCTGACACTCGCCCGGCGCAGCCGCATTTCCGCAGAGAACGACCTCAGCTAG
- a CDS encoding glycerate kinase type-2 family protein: protein MTGPHDDRAFLTGLFEAAVDAADPFRVLARHLPKPPKGRTVVIGAGKGSAQMAKALEEVWDGPLSGLVVTRYGFGAPCASIEIVEAAHPVPDESGLAGAERLLQTVSGLTADDLVIALISGGGSALLPAPPEGLTLADEIGINQALLRSGAPISAMNAIRKQFSRIKGGRLAAAAAPARVATLIVSDIPGDVASLVASGPTIPDGLSRTDAINAVEEFGISLPPAALDFLRSGKETAPQPNDPRFAANSQAIIASSAISLEAAAVKAQRVGMEAVILSDAIEGEAREAGRFHAALAREVATKDRPFRKPVVILSGGETSVTIAGGGKGGRNTEFLLSFARVVDGLEGISALAADTDGIDGSEDNAGAFADGGTASRMRTRGLDPVRLLLDNDAWSAFNGIGDLFVPGPTGTNVNDFRAILVR, encoded by the coding sequence ATGACCGGGCCGCATGACGACAGGGCTTTTCTGACCGGACTGTTCGAGGCGGCCGTTGACGCTGCCGACCCGTTCCGGGTGCTGGCGCGCCACCTGCCCAAGCCGCCGAAGGGCCGCACCGTCGTCATCGGTGCCGGCAAGGGCTCGGCGCAGATGGCAAAAGCGCTGGAAGAGGTCTGGGACGGCCCGCTCTCCGGCCTCGTCGTCACCCGCTACGGCTTCGGCGCGCCCTGCGCGTCCATCGAGATCGTCGAGGCGGCCCATCCGGTGCCGGACGAATCGGGCCTTGCCGGCGCCGAACGCCTGCTTCAGACGGTCTCCGGCCTCACCGCCGACGACCTCGTCATCGCCCTGATCAGCGGCGGCGGCTCGGCCCTCCTGCCGGCTCCGCCGGAGGGACTCACCCTTGCCGACGAGATCGGCATCAACCAGGCGCTCCTGCGCTCCGGCGCGCCGATCTCGGCCATGAACGCCATCCGCAAGCAGTTCTCGCGCATCAAGGGCGGCCGGCTCGCCGCGGCCGCAGCGCCGGCCCGGGTCGCGACGCTCATCGTCTCCGACATTCCCGGCGACGTCGCCTCGCTGGTCGCCTCCGGCCCGACCATCCCCGACGGCCTGTCGCGCACCGATGCCATCAATGCCGTCGAGGAATTCGGCATCAGCCTGCCGCCGGCCGCGCTCGACTTCCTGCGCTCCGGCAAGGAGACGGCGCCGCAGCCGAACGATCCGCGCTTTGCCGCCAACAGCCAGGCGATCATCGCCTCCTCGGCGATCTCCCTGGAGGCTGCCGCCGTCAAGGCCCAGCGGGTCGGCATGGAGGCGGTGATCCTGTCCGATGCGATCGAGGGAGAGGCGCGCGAGGCCGGCCGCTTCCACGCCGCGCTCGCCCGCGAGGTGGCCACGAAGGACCGCCCGTTCAGGAAACCGGTGGTGATCCTTTCCGGCGGCGAGACCTCGGTGACGATCGCCGGCGGCGGCAAGGGCGGCCGCAACACGGAGTTCCTGCTCTCCTTCGCCCGCGTCGTCGACGGCCTTGAGGGCATCTCCGCGCTCGCCGCCGACACCGACGGCATCGACGGTTCGGAGGACAATGCCGGCGCCTTTGCCGATGGCGGCACGGCCTCGCGCATGCGCACCCGCGGCCTCGACCCGGTCCGCCTGCTCCTCGACAACGACGCCTGGTCCGCCTTCAACGGCATCGGCGACCTCTTCGTGCCCGGCCCGACCGGCACCAACGTCAACGATTTCCGGGCCATCCTCGTGCGCTGA
- a CDS encoding NAD(P)H-dependent flavin oxidoreductase: MALPPILQGLALPAVGAPMFLISRPKLVIAQCRAGIVGSFPALNARPKELLSDWLTEIAEALDAHNQANPDTPAAPFAVNQIVHRSNDRLMHDLEVCVAHKVPIVITSLGAREEVTEAVHSYGGIVLHDVINDRFARKAIEKGADGLIAVAAGAGGHAGTTSPFALIQEIRAWFDGPLLLSGAIATGGAVLAAQAMGADLAYIGSAFIASEEAEADPAYKRMIVESASPDIVYSNYFSGVHGNYLKPSVRNAGFDPDDLPDGDVTTMDFASREAAGGDRPKAWKTIWGAGQGIGAVRTIAPAGEIVARMTAEFAAARTRLCAAP; the protein is encoded by the coding sequence ATGGCCCTGCCCCCAATCCTCCAAGGTCTTGCCCTTCCCGCCGTCGGCGCGCCGATGTTCCTGATCTCGCGGCCGAAGCTGGTGATCGCCCAGTGCCGGGCCGGCATCGTCGGCTCCTTTCCGGCGCTCAACGCCCGGCCGAAGGAGCTCCTGTCCGATTGGCTGACGGAGATCGCCGAGGCGCTGGACGCCCACAACCAGGCCAACCCGGACACGCCCGCCGCGCCCTTTGCCGTCAACCAGATCGTCCACCGCTCCAATGACCGGCTGATGCATGACCTCGAGGTCTGCGTGGCACACAAGGTGCCGATCGTCATCACCTCGCTCGGCGCCCGCGAAGAGGTCACCGAGGCGGTCCATTCCTATGGCGGCATCGTGCTGCACGACGTCATCAACGACCGGTTCGCGAGAAAGGCGATCGAGAAGGGGGCCGACGGGCTGATCGCGGTCGCCGCCGGCGCGGGCGGTCATGCCGGCACAACGTCGCCTTTTGCGCTTATCCAGGAGATCCGCGCCTGGTTCGACGGGCCGCTGCTCCTGTCCGGCGCCATCGCGACCGGCGGCGCGGTCCTCGCGGCGCAGGCGATGGGCGCCGACCTTGCCTATATCGGCTCGGCCTTCATCGCCTCCGAGGAAGCCGAGGCCGATCCCGCCTACAAGCGGATGATCGTCGAGAGCGCCTCGCCGGACATCGTCTATTCGAACTATTTCTCAGGGGTGCACGGCAACTATCTGAAGCCGTCGGTGCGCAATGCGGGCTTCGATCCCGACGACCTGCCGGACGGCGACGTGACGACCATGGATTTTGCGAGCCGCGAGGCGGCGGGCGGCGACAGGCCGAAGGCGTGGAAGACGATCTGGGGCGCCGGCCAGGGCATCGGCGCCGTCAGGACGATCGCGCCGGCGGGCGAGATCGTCGCCCGGATGACAGCGGAATTTGCGGCTGCGCGGACGCGGCTCTGCGCCGCGCCGTGA